In Zingiber officinale cultivar Zhangliang chromosome 1A, Zo_v1.1, whole genome shotgun sequence, a genomic segment contains:
- the LOC122008485 gene encoding caffeoylshikimate esterase-like: MIDRSTMAHPVHEASKSHPMGSFTGEEFFSKHRILHRESFMLNRQGMKIFTQSWQPAALPPLRGVVAMIHGYACDSSWVFQLTAVAVAKLGFLVCALDLRGHGRSEGRRGHLPSVAPVVDDCIEYFESVRAMHPRLPAFLYGESLGGAMAVLVCLRQQQKSRFWSGLILHGAMCGITSKFKPPWPLETLLPLAAWAAPRWRVVLTKSLVEKSYKQGWVRELVRRNPRTERKCEYAPAATALEMIRVCGEVTRRSGDLEVPLLVVHGAEDAICDVKSAMVVYARARSKDKTLKIVAGMWHQMVGEEAETVEEGFGIIFAWLMERAEKASSSFSG; encoded by the coding sequence ATGATTGATCGCAGTACTATGGCTCACCCCGTGCACGAAGCCAGCAAGAGCCACCCCATGGGCAGCTTCACCGGGGAAGAGTTCTTCAGTAAGCATCGAATCCTTCACCGCGAATCGTTCATGCTCAACCGGCAGGGCATGAAGATCTTCACGCAGTCGTGGCAGCCGGCGGCGCTGCCGCCGCTGCGCGGCGTCGTGGCGATGATCCACGGCTACGCGTGCGACAGTAGCTGGGTCTTCCAGCTGACGGCCGTGGCAGTTGCGAAGCTTGGGTTCCTGGTGTGCGCTCTAGACCTCCGGGGCCACGGCCGCTCCGAGGGCCGGCGGGGGCACCTCCCGAGCGTCGCTCCGGTCGTGGACGACTGCATTGAGTACTTCGAGTCGGTTAGGGCGATGCACCCCCGTCTCCCGGCCTTCCTCTACGGCGAGTCGCTCGGGGGAGCCATGGCCGTGCTGGTCTGCCTCCGGCAGCAGCAGAAAAGCAGGTTCTGGAGCGGCCTGATCCTGCACGGCGCCATGTGCGGCATCACCTCGAAGTTCAAGCCGCCGTGGCCGCTGGAGACTCTGCTGCCGCTGGCAGCGTGGGCGGCGCCGCGGTGGAGGGTGGTGCTGACGAAGTCGCTGGTGGAGAAGTCGTACAAGCAGGGGTGGGTGAGGGAGCTGGTGAGGCGGAACCCGAGGACGGAGCGGAAATGCGAGTACGCGCCGGCCGCGACTGCGCTGGAGATGATCAGGGTGTGCGGGGAGGTCACGAGGAGGAGCGGCGATCTGGAGGTGCCGCTGCTGGTGGTGCACGGTGCGGAGGACGCGATCTGCGACGTGAAGTCGGCGATGGTGGTGTACGCGCGGGCGAGAAGCAAGGACAAGACGCTTAAGATTGTGGCGGGGATGTGGCACCAGATGGTCGGAGAGGAGGCGGAGACGGTGGAAGAGGGATTCGGGATCATCTTCGCCTGGCTGATGGAAAGAGCCGAGAaagcatcttcttccttctccggTTAA